A single window of Buchnera aphidicola (Cinara cuneomaculata) DNA harbors:
- the lepB gene encoding signal peptidase I yields MEFLNKYILIIIIGLIGTFWILNHIKNLYITFFKKKKVYNNILLNQLNYIFPIIIIICSIRCFICEPFKIFSYSMNPTLLTGDYIITQKFSCIINNLSKKNIVIKNYQPKKNDIVVFKSPHNKLVYYIKRIIGMPGDTIVYNPFKKKIYIITKKNIKYQIISLKNNMINNQYPGTFNMNTYRSLKIEQYQEQYKNYIYNISVTHGIKNSIYPFYKQCNSKKKWTWIIPKNKYFVIGDNRDKSSDSRSWGFISKKNILGKAKYIWFSIDIHNKNWLKKIRFYRIFKKIL; encoded by the coding sequence ATGGAATTTCTAAATAAATATATATTAATAATAATAATTGGACTCATAGGTACTTTCTGGATATTGAATCATATAAAAAATTTATATATTACTTTTTTTAAAAAAAAAAAAGTATATAATAATATATTATTAAATCAATTGAATTATATTTTTCCTATTATCATCATAATATGTAGTATTAGATGTTTTATTTGTGAGCCGTTTAAAATTTTTTCATATTCTATGAATCCAACATTACTTACGGGTGATTATATTATCACACAAAAGTTTTCTTGTATTATAAATAATTTATCAAAAAAAAATATTGTAATAAAAAATTATCAACCTAAAAAAAATGATATTGTTGTATTTAAATCACCTCATAATAAACTTGTATATTACATTAAACGAATTATAGGTATGCCTGGAGATACTATCGTATATAACCCTTTTAAAAAAAAAATATACATTATAACAAAAAAAAATATTAAATATCAAATTATTTCTTTAAAAAATAACATGATAAATAATCAATATCCTGGTACTTTTAATATGAATACATATCGTTCATTAAAAATTGAGCAGTATCAAGAACAATATAAAAATTATATATATAATATATCCGTAACTCATGGTATAAAAAATTCTATATATCCATTTTATAAACAATGCAATTCTAAAAAAAAATGGACATGGATTATTCCTAAAAATAAATATTTTGTAATTGGAGATAATCGAGATAAAAGTTCAGATAGTAGATCTTGGGGATTTATTTCAAAAAAAAATATTTTAGGAAAAGCTAAATATATTTGGTTTAGTATAGACATACATAATAAAAATTGGTTAAAAAAAATACGATTTTATAGGATCTTTAAAAAAATTTTATAA